In Palleronia sp. LCG004, a single window of DNA contains:
- a CDS encoding amidohydrolase family protein: MDEDDTLPDATPDRDYDTMAELPAGMAPAERPKVPSTLPPRGACDTHVHMLGGRGDFRLWDGRPEDPPRDRGFDGWIDLLNTHLTTLEIDRVVLVHSVLYGTDNTVTIEALKRLGDRARGVGLIGDDATEAHLDRLADARIKAIRLNHVHPGVISWEGVKRFAPALAERDMHVEILVNAHEHLASMADDLRALPCPVVLDHLAWPILGGEGSPEGVETLERLVGDGDAYTKISGIYRFSDAPWDEADDLVARLARANPDRLLWGSDWPHILLGETPMPDAGQLLDAFFRAVEDSETRQKILVDTPEQLFGFR, encoded by the coding sequence GAAGACGACACCCTGCCCGATGCGACGCCCGACCGCGACTACGACACGATGGCCGAGCTGCCTGCCGGAATGGCACCTGCCGAAAGGCCCAAGGTGCCATCGACCCTGCCGCCGCGAGGGGCCTGCGACACGCATGTCCACATGCTGGGCGGGCGGGGCGATTTCAGGCTCTGGGACGGGCGGCCCGAAGATCCGCCGCGCGATCGCGGCTTCGACGGCTGGATCGATCTTCTGAACACGCATCTGACGACGCTCGAGATCGACCGCGTCGTGCTCGTCCACTCGGTGCTTTACGGGACCGACAACACCGTGACGATCGAGGCGCTGAAACGTCTGGGCGATCGCGCCCGCGGCGTGGGCCTCATCGGCGACGACGCGACCGAGGCCCATCTCGACCGGCTGGCCGATGCGCGGATCAAGGCGATCCGGCTGAACCACGTGCATCCCGGCGTGATCTCGTGGGAGGGGGTGAAGCGTTTCGCGCCCGCGCTGGCCGAGCGGGACATGCATGTCGAGATCCTCGTCAACGCGCACGAACACCTCGCCTCGATGGCCGACGATCTGCGCGCCCTGCCCTGTCCCGTCGTGCTCGACCATCTGGCTTGGCCGATCCTCGGCGGCGAAGGATCGCCCGAAGGTGTGGAGACGCTCGAACGGCTGGTGGGCGACGGCGACGCCTATACCAAGATCTCGGGCATCTACCGGTTCTCTGACGCGCCATGGGACGAGGCGGACGACCTCGTCGCGCGTCTGGCCCGGGCCAATCCCGATCGCCTTCTCTGGGGGTCAGACTGGCCGCATATCCTGCTGGGCGAGACGCCGATGCCCGATGCGGGGCAGCTTCTCGACGCGTTCTTCCGCGCCGTCGAGGACAGCGAGACGCGCCAGAAGATCCTCGTGGACACGCCCGAGCAGCTCTTCGGATTCCGCTAG